From a region of the Listeria monocytogenes ATCC 19117 genome:
- a CDS encoding AI-2E family transporter gives MKGSFTKFKQFFIENKFVLGLLIFLLVALDIYVLTKIAFIFDPLMVILKTVAAPIILAGISYYLFNPIIDWLEKHKWKRGWAIALLYLVIIGLLILLFSFVIPAVKDQIVSLFKSFPGYWDQITQKFDEFSRSSLFDQIKDKLNTNMSDIMKTLSTKGTSVINSAISSIGSIVGTVTEVVLAIVTTPLVLFYLLKDGKKLPDFLLKMLPVNGRAHTRQVLGEANHQISSYIRGQIIVSLCIGILLFIGYLIIGLPYALTLAIIAACTSIVPYLGPAIAITPAIIIAIVTSPWLLIKLIIVWCVVQLLEGKFISPQVMGKTLKVHPITILFVILVAGNLFGVLGVIFAVPGYAVLKVIVTHVFIWFKRISGLYGEQPESEYVESPTEEKEL, from the coding sequence GTGAAGGGGTCATTCACAAAGTTTAAACAATTTTTTATAGAAAACAAATTTGTGTTAGGGTTACTAATTTTTCTTTTAGTAGCACTTGATATTTATGTATTAACTAAGATTGCCTTTATTTTTGATCCGTTAATGGTAATTCTTAAAACCGTTGCTGCACCAATCATTTTAGCTGGGATATCTTACTATTTATTTAATCCTATCATTGATTGGTTAGAGAAACATAAGTGGAAGCGAGGTTGGGCGATTGCATTACTATACTTAGTGATTATCGGTTTACTCATTCTACTATTTAGTTTTGTCATTCCAGCTGTGAAAGATCAGATTGTTAGCTTGTTCAAATCATTCCCGGGGTATTGGGACCAAATCACACAGAAATTTGATGAGTTCAGTCGCTCGAGCTTATTTGATCAAATAAAAGATAAATTAAATACGAACATGAGCGATATCATGAAGACTCTTTCCACAAAAGGAACATCTGTAATTAATAGTGCTATTTCAAGTATTGGTAGTATTGTTGGAACGGTAACAGAGGTTGTTTTAGCGATTGTAACTACGCCGCTTGTTTTATTCTACTTGTTAAAAGATGGAAAAAAATTACCCGACTTCCTACTAAAAATGTTACCAGTAAATGGTCGTGCGCATACTCGCCAAGTACTTGGTGAAGCAAACCACCAAATTAGTTCATATATTCGTGGACAAATTATTGTAAGTTTGTGTATTGGTATTTTGCTATTTATCGGTTATTTAATTATCGGTCTACCATATGCATTAACACTTGCTATTATTGCAGCTTGTACTAGTATTGTCCCCTATTTAGGACCAGCAATTGCGATTACACCAGCGATTATTATCGCGATTGTTACTTCACCTTGGTTATTAATTAAATTAATCATAGTCTGGTGTGTCGTTCAATTACTTGAAGGTAAATTTATTTCTCCTCAAGTCATGGGTAAAACGCTAAAAGTACATCCAATCACGATTTTATTCGTTATTTTAGTAGCTGGAAATCTATTCGGTGTACTGGGTGTTATCTTCGCAGTACCAGGTTATGCGGTACTTAAAGTCATCGTAACGCATGTATTTATTTGGTTCAAACGAATCTCTGGGCTTTACGGGGAACAACCTGAAAGTGAATATGTAGAATCACCAACAGAAGAAAAAGAATTATAA
- a CDS encoding WxL domain-containing protein — translation MIIKKTLIVGLIGISSVTLFAPAAFAVTSEGDSKATVKFKAGTGVVNPVDPENPTKPIDPLDPSNPTDPGTGNTGSLTLDYVSSVNFGEHEVSSTEQSYSSTSRKPFIQISDRRGTGAGWKVTATATAFQNEDGAASLSGATLSFKNGETASASNTATTPTAAQTVELPTDGTSIVSVVSAKESEGMGTWINRWFGATPNDTASLNNNVQLTIPAGSATLGDHEATITWTLSDAPGV, via the coding sequence TTGATTATCAAAAAAACATTAATTGTAGGATTAATTGGCATAAGTTCAGTCACACTTTTTGCACCGGCTGCTTTTGCAGTAACTTCTGAGGGAGATTCAAAAGCAACAGTTAAATTTAAAGCTGGGACGGGAGTAGTTAACCCGGTTGACCCGGAAAATCCAACGAAACCGATTGACCCGCTAGATCCAAGTAATCCAACTGATCCTGGAACTGGAAATACTGGTTCTTTAACATTGGATTATGTGTCATCTGTTAATTTTGGAGAACATGAAGTATCATCCACGGAACAAAGCTACTCCTCCACATCAAGAAAACCGTTTATCCAAATATCTGACCGTCGTGGAACTGGAGCTGGTTGGAAAGTGACAGCAACCGCAACCGCTTTTCAAAATGAAGACGGTGCAGCTTCCCTATCAGGAGCGACACTATCATTTAAAAACGGAGAAACAGCATCTGCTAGCAACACAGCAACGACACCAACTGCTGCTCAAACAGTTGAATTACCAACAGATGGAACTTCGATTGTGAGTGTTGTTTCGGCAAAAGAATCGGAAGGCATGGGAACATGGATTAATCGTTGGTTTGGTGCTACACCGAATGATACAGCTAGTTTAAACAACAATGTTCAATTAACGATACCAGCAGGAAGCGCAACACTTGGAGACCATGAAGCGACTATTACATGGACATTATCTGACGCGCCAGGAGTTTAA
- a CDS encoding DUF916 and DUF3324 domain-containing protein, with protein sequence MKKSFLSLLFIIPLLVTCSNFAEAQAAEGDVGYSVQAHIPANQIDKRQTYFDLKMQPKQKQTVNIDVMNSSNEEIQVEAAINYASTNRTGVIDYTKNDLTKKDKSLEYPLPELAKIPDDQKLLTIPVDGKKTVQVMIEMPAESIDGVVLGAVEFKKKNTNETKKTKGVSLKNEYSYIVGMQLAETDKQVKPHMNLLSIKPALLNYHTAIVAKLQNDQPVILENLSIDAKVYQQNSDKLLYQTKKANMKMAPNSNFDFGIDLENQPLKEGKYRLKMTATNGVETWTWDEAFTIGKEGQNLNKEAVNLEKTNTWLYVAIAAGVVLIALIIILVIRKRRQKQEK encoded by the coding sequence TTGAAGAAAAGTTTTCTTAGTTTATTGTTCATTATTCCGTTATTAGTTACATGTAGCAATTTTGCAGAAGCACAGGCGGCAGAAGGAGACGTCGGTTATTCCGTTCAAGCTCATATCCCCGCCAATCAAATAGATAAAAGACAAACTTATTTTGACCTAAAAATGCAGCCGAAACAAAAACAAACAGTAAACATTGATGTAATGAATAGTTCAAATGAAGAAATTCAAGTGGAAGCAGCAATCAACTACGCATCCACCAATCGAACTGGTGTCATTGATTACACCAAAAATGATCTTACGAAAAAAGATAAAAGTTTAGAATATCCACTTCCAGAACTAGCTAAAATTCCAGACGACCAAAAACTCCTAACGATACCAGTAGATGGCAAAAAGACCGTCCAAGTGATGATTGAAATGCCTGCTGAATCGATTGATGGCGTTGTATTGGGCGCAGTAGAATTTAAAAAGAAAAATACTAACGAGACGAAAAAAACAAAAGGTGTCTCCTTAAAAAATGAATATTCCTATATTGTCGGCATGCAACTAGCTGAAACCGACAAACAAGTCAAACCACATATGAATTTACTAAGTATCAAACCGGCACTCCTTAACTATCACACAGCGATAGTTGCCAAATTACAGAACGACCAACCAGTCATACTGGAAAATCTAAGTATTGATGCAAAAGTCTATCAACAAAATTCGGATAAATTACTTTACCAAACAAAGAAAGCGAATATGAAAATGGCGCCAAATTCCAATTTTGATTTTGGGATTGACTTGGAAAATCAACCTTTAAAAGAAGGTAAATACAGATTAAAAATGACTGCAACGAATGGCGTGGAAACCTGGACTTGGGACGAAGCGTTCACCATTGGTAAAGAAGGACAAAACTTAAATAAAGAAGCAGTAAACTTAGAGAAAACGAACACATGGCTTTACGTTGCGATTGCTGCAGGTGTAGTTCTTATAGCACTAATCATCATTTTGGTTATAAGAAAACGAAGACAAAAACAAGAAAAATAA
- a CDS encoding cryptochrome/photolyase family protein, producing the protein MTSVMWFRRDLRVNDNKALYHACKEDDLLLLFQVNPAQFITGSPSHQAFFASVAHFKQEIDKTAHLQIMFGEPIECFQQLKDTLPSWDKVYFNRDETGYGAKRDEAAQAFFDEQKIEVQAFHDSYLHSAEEVKKSPTEYYKIFTPYYKKWREEIKETPFKVTLKHENIRKESLFLKYEEQFAEMTSDLPILDIGERAANTRLANFIKHDVADYDKARDFPELDKTSHLSRYLRTGEISIRTIWQTLQETEATEGRATFEKELCWRDFYNMIYVSFPNQKNEPIQENYRFIEWENNREYFKAWQEGKTGFPLVDAAMRQLKETGWMHNRLRMITASFLTKDLLIDWRFGEKYFQQMLIDYDPASNIGGWQWAASTGTDAVPYFRIFNPTTQSQKFDSTGKFIRKYVKELANLPDKYIHQPEKMSETEQKEHGLLLGKDYPFPIVDHKERRKLAIARYEFSKEHSRGNI; encoded by the coding sequence ATGACTTCGGTAATGTGGTTTCGGAGAGATCTTCGAGTAAACGATAATAAAGCTCTCTATCATGCTTGTAAAGAGGACGATTTGCTTTTGTTATTTCAAGTAAATCCAGCACAGTTCATCACAGGAAGTCCTAGCCACCAAGCTTTTTTTGCAAGTGTGGCTCATTTTAAGCAAGAAATCGATAAAACTGCGCATTTACAAATCATGTTTGGTGAACCGATAGAATGCTTCCAACAACTTAAAGATACGCTACCAAGCTGGGATAAAGTTTATTTCAACCGTGATGAAACAGGATACGGAGCAAAGCGGGATGAGGCGGCGCAAGCGTTCTTTGACGAACAAAAAATCGAGGTTCAAGCCTTCCACGATAGCTATCTTCATTCAGCGGAAGAAGTAAAGAAATCTCCAACAGAATACTATAAAATTTTTACCCCTTATTATAAAAAATGGCGCGAAGAAATAAAAGAAACGCCGTTCAAAGTGACTTTAAAGCATGAGAATATCCGGAAAGAAAGCTTGTTTCTGAAATATGAAGAACAATTTGCGGAAATGACTAGCGATTTACCGATATTAGATATTGGTGAACGAGCAGCGAACACGAGACTTGCGAATTTTATTAAACACGATGTTGCTGACTATGACAAAGCGAGAGATTTCCCGGAACTGGATAAAACAAGCCATTTATCACGTTATTTACGAACGGGGGAAATCTCGATTCGGACGATTTGGCAGACACTTCAAGAAACAGAAGCAACAGAAGGACGAGCTACATTTGAAAAAGAACTGTGTTGGCGCGACTTTTATAATATGATTTACGTTTCTTTTCCTAACCAAAAAAACGAGCCGATCCAAGAAAATTATCGTTTTATTGAATGGGAAAATAACCGTGAATATTTCAAAGCGTGGCAAGAAGGGAAGACTGGTTTCCCGCTCGTTGATGCGGCGATGCGCCAGTTGAAAGAAACTGGTTGGATGCATAATCGACTAAGAATGATTACGGCGTCCTTTTTAACAAAAGATTTGCTGATTGATTGGCGTTTTGGCGAAAAGTATTTTCAACAAATGCTGATTGATTATGATCCTGCGAGTAATATTGGTGGCTGGCAATGGGCGGCTTCGACTGGAACGGATGCGGTGCCATACTTTAGGATTTTCAACCCAACGACACAATCACAAAAATTTGATTCGACTGGGAAATTTATTCGAAAATATGTAAAAGAGTTAGCGAATCTACCTGATAAATATATTCATCAACCAGAAAAAATGTCAGAAACTGAGCAGAAAGAGCATGGCTTGCTGTTAGGAAAAGACTATCCATTTCCAATAGTTGACCATAAAGAACGACGGAAATTAGCCATTGCACGCTACGAGTTTAGCAAAGAGCATTCTAGGGGAAATATATAG
- a CDS encoding DUF2177 family protein codes for MAQFLKLFLTSAVVFLIFDLFWLLVASKKMYQQFIGDLMGDVKLAPAVIFYFIYVVGVTFFVLLPGTEKGSLGYTILAGALFGLVCYATYDLTNLATLKDWPITMTIIDLVWGTAVTTVTSVIVYFINLHFFSGAGS; via the coding sequence ATGGCGCAATTTTTAAAGCTATTTCTAACGAGTGCAGTAGTTTTCTTGATTTTTGATCTTTTTTGGTTACTCGTAGCTTCTAAAAAAATGTATCAACAATTTATTGGGGATTTAATGGGGGATGTAAAACTTGCTCCAGCAGTTATTTTTTACTTTATTTATGTCGTTGGTGTTACCTTCTTCGTTTTACTTCCTGGGACAGAAAAAGGAAGTTTAGGTTACACCATTTTAGCAGGCGCGTTGTTTGGTCTAGTTTGTTATGCGACGTATGATTTGACGAACTTGGCGACACTTAAAGATTGGCCGATTACGATGACCATTATTGATCTCGTTTGGGGAACGGCTGTGACAACTGTGACTTCAGTGATTGTTTACTTTATTAATCTGCATTTCTTCTCGGGAGCAGGTTCCTAA
- a CDS encoding DAK2 domain-containing protein has protein sequence MESESKRLLQSMLNGAAEVISKKDELNRINVFPVADGDTGSNLASLMQAIIDHVSPREYSTKELLEEVASAALIGARGNSGMIFAQYLNAVAESYHHLESTFDGLVQAFQNAVHKAYEALLDPKEGTILSVMKAWSEELAGTYEQERSFQQSLLNAQIVAEKALINTEFQMPILRKNRLVDSGAKGFYYFITGLTNAYCGKAVSDPVRFTEVEQTAEHRHVETSEPKYRYCSEFIIKQATISHQHLQEILAAKGDSLVIAGNEKQIKIHIHTNEPKEVLSLMAAYGVMTYQKVDDMRLQYEVTKKPRAKIAIVTDSIADLPEAFLLEHQVHVLPMNILAGEENFLDKLTVGPNMMQEKLRKQTKMSTAQPTIRTVDALLSFLEHKYEHVLVISVAAKLSGTYQLIKQRIKARELSSDWIRVIDSKLNSVAQGILVKQAVELVESGKSWESIYPEVEQMIERTFIYVAVADLSPMVQSGRIPRVLGKLAQKLSLYPIVSLDESGDGKLIGVSFSQKQSMKKIIKKIAKLQLKELAITHVSSRDTAAIWQKQLEKETGEISYLVDSSAAIAISAGLGSVAVAGIKKEETI, from the coding sequence ATGGAGTCAGAAAGCAAACGTCTATTACAAAGTATGCTAAACGGGGCGGCTGAAGTAATTAGTAAAAAAGACGAGCTTAATCGAATAAATGTTTTTCCTGTAGCGGATGGCGACACGGGTAGTAATTTAGCTTCTTTAATGCAAGCGATCATTGATCATGTTTCCCCGAGAGAATATTCAACGAAGGAATTGCTAGAGGAAGTAGCTAGCGCGGCGCTCATCGGTGCTCGTGGCAATTCAGGGATGATTTTTGCGCAATACTTAAATGCTGTTGCGGAAAGTTATCACCACCTTGAATCGACTTTTGATGGATTAGTTCAAGCGTTTCAAAATGCGGTGCATAAAGCTTATGAAGCCTTGTTGGATCCAAAAGAAGGGACTATTTTGTCTGTGATGAAGGCTTGGTCAGAGGAGCTTGCTGGGACGTATGAGCAGGAGCGTTCTTTCCAGCAATCGCTTTTAAATGCACAAATAGTTGCGGAGAAAGCATTAATTAATACCGAATTTCAAATGCCAATTTTACGGAAAAACCGGTTGGTGGATTCTGGTGCGAAAGGGTTTTATTACTTTATCACCGGGCTTACAAATGCTTATTGTGGTAAGGCGGTTTCTGACCCCGTTCGTTTTACGGAAGTAGAGCAAACAGCGGAACATAGGCATGTTGAAACAAGCGAGCCGAAATATCGTTATTGCTCGGAATTTATTATTAAACAAGCGACTATTTCACATCAACATTTACAGGAAATTCTCGCAGCTAAAGGGGATTCCTTAGTAATTGCAGGTAATGAGAAACAAATAAAAATCCATATCCACACAAATGAACCAAAAGAAGTTTTAAGCCTCATGGCAGCATACGGCGTGATGACGTATCAAAAAGTAGATGATATGCGTCTGCAATATGAAGTCACAAAAAAGCCTCGCGCAAAGATTGCTATAGTGACCGATTCGATAGCCGATTTACCAGAAGCATTTTTACTGGAGCACCAAGTACATGTATTACCGATGAATATTTTAGCTGGAGAAGAGAATTTTCTTGATAAATTGACGGTTGGCCCAAACATGATGCAAGAAAAATTAAGAAAACAAACGAAAATGAGTACAGCCCAGCCAACAATCCGTACGGTGGATGCCTTGTTATCTTTTTTAGAACACAAATATGAACATGTGCTTGTTATCTCCGTTGCGGCGAAATTAAGCGGAACTTATCAATTAATCAAACAGCGGATAAAAGCGCGGGAGTTGTCCTCGGACTGGATACGTGTAATTGATTCTAAATTAAATTCGGTCGCGCAAGGAATTTTAGTGAAACAAGCAGTAGAACTAGTGGAATCAGGTAAATCATGGGAATCTATTTATCCCGAAGTGGAACAAATGATTGAGCGGACCTTTATTTATGTGGCGGTTGCAGATTTGTCGCCGATGGTCCAGTCTGGCAGAATTCCACGAGTGTTAGGAAAGCTTGCGCAGAAATTATCACTCTATCCGATTGTGAGTTTGGACGAGTCCGGGGATGGCAAATTGATAGGCGTATCGTTTAGCCAAAAGCAAAGTATGAAAAAAATCATTAAAAAAATAGCAAAATTACAGCTGAAAGAGCTGGCGATTACACATGTTTCTTCAAGAGACACCGCGGCAATTTGGCAGAAGCAACTTGAAAAAGAAACCGGGGAAATCAGCTACTTAGTGGATAGTTCGGCAGCCATTGCGATTAGTGCTGGACTCGGAAGTGTCGCAGTTGCGGGGATTAAAAAGGAGGAAACGATATGA
- a CDS encoding DUF1295 domain-containing protein, with the protein MYWTVALALLVYFILWFIISKIKGKYSLVDIAWGGGFVVVAWTGFLTTFSMTAQSITILVLVTIWGVRLFWHLARRNWNKPEDYRYVNMRKRWGTTLVNLKAFLNVFVLQGVLLFIIALPITHSFANETATFAWWQILGIVIWIIGFIFEVGGDLQLENFKKNPANKGKLLTTGFWSVTRHPNYFGEALSWWGVFLVAYTQLNDLWLITSPIVITLLLLFVSGVPLLEKKYQDRADFQAYANKTSKFFPFIGKKGL; encoded by the coding sequence ATGTATTGGACAGTAGCACTCGCTTTACTTGTTTACTTTATACTCTGGTTTATTATTTCAAAAATAAAAGGAAAATATTCGCTCGTTGATATTGCGTGGGGCGGCGGCTTTGTTGTTGTAGCATGGACTGGATTTTTAACGACATTTAGCATGACAGCGCAAAGTATAACCATACTTGTTTTAGTGACGATTTGGGGTGTCCGTTTGTTTTGGCATTTAGCGCGCCGGAATTGGAACAAACCAGAAGATTATCGCTACGTTAATATGCGCAAACGCTGGGGAACGACATTAGTTAATTTGAAAGCCTTCTTAAATGTCTTCGTGTTGCAAGGTGTTTTATTATTTATTATTGCTTTACCGATTACACATAGTTTTGCTAATGAAACAGCGACATTCGCTTGGTGGCAAATCCTCGGTATTGTTATCTGGATTATTGGCTTTATTTTTGAAGTCGGTGGCGATTTGCAATTAGAAAACTTCAAGAAAAATCCAGCCAATAAAGGCAAATTATTAACAACTGGATTTTGGTCAGTCACACGGCATCCAAATTATTTTGGTGAAGCACTTAGTTGGTGGGGTGTATTTTTAGTTGCCTATACGCAATTAAATGATCTCTGGCTGATTACTAGCCCGATTGTTATCACTTTATTATTACTATTTGTTTCCGGTGTTCCGTTACTTGAAAAAAAATATCAAGACAGAGCGGATTTTCAAGCATATGCGAACAAAACGTCAAAATTTTTCCCTTTTATTGGTAAAAAAGGTCTGTAA
- a CDS encoding DUF1269 domain-containing protein produces the protein MKKEKTVLIMNFDEESISYQAFSEMKRLHQERKIIGYQMAVVKHEPGNKLVAQDFLDFTGADKNMKDSLIGMLIGILGGPFGILIGWMVGAIVGSMRDAGEVKDALNVFERTLKTIPEGSTGVILIATEQELANVNDVAMDELHGRVQRMDEAIVAQEIKSAQETEGKAKDSAKKHWFSK, from the coding sequence ATGAAAAAAGAAAAAACAGTGTTAATTATGAATTTCGATGAAGAAAGTATTTCTTACCAAGCTTTTTCTGAAATGAAAAGATTACACCAAGAACGCAAAATCATTGGTTATCAAATGGCGGTTGTAAAACATGAGCCAGGAAATAAACTTGTTGCACAAGATTTTCTTGATTTTACTGGTGCCGATAAAAATATGAAAGATAGCCTTATTGGTATGTTAATTGGTATTTTAGGCGGTCCATTTGGTATTTTAATTGGTTGGATGGTCGGCGCAATCGTTGGTTCCATGCGAGATGCTGGCGAAGTGAAAGATGCTTTAAATGTATTTGAAAGAACATTAAAAACAATTCCAGAAGGTTCTACAGGTGTCATCCTTATTGCGACAGAACAAGAATTAGCAAATGTAAACGACGTAGCAATGGATGAGTTACACGGGCGTGTGCAACGTATGGATGAAGCTATCGTAGCTCAAGAAATCAAAAGCGCACAAGAAACAGAAGGAAAAGCAAAAGATTCTGCTAAAAAACATTGGTTTAGTAAATAA
- a CDS encoding formate/nitrite transporter family protein: MDVESSPLMQKIDYSTRKKIDLVNNSILRYIVRAMLACLFLTLGTAVAVMIGDKVDHFAPGLGKITYAFMFSWSLVMIIYMNAELGTSNMMYMTTGVYQKIVKPGKALQILLLCIVCNLLGGILAGYLVSLTSVFHNLPADHFLFTAVSGKLEKAPLQIFVEGIFANIVVNTAVLCTLRMKDDAGKVIAMIFIIFIFAFLGFEHVIANFSSFSLAFFASGGTLAAMTAGNVTVNLVLALLGNFVGGGLVIGLGYAWLNRTKSIYKD; the protein is encoded by the coding sequence TTGGATGTGGAAAGTAGTCCATTAATGCAGAAAATTGATTATAGTACGCGCAAAAAAATTGATTTAGTAAATAATAGTATTCTTCGTTATATCGTGCGCGCGATGTTAGCATGTTTATTCTTGACACTAGGGACTGCGGTCGCTGTAATGATTGGTGATAAAGTTGATCATTTCGCTCCAGGACTTGGTAAAATCACGTATGCATTTATGTTTAGTTGGTCGCTCGTTATGATTATTTATATGAATGCTGAGCTTGGTACTTCTAACATGATGTATATGACAACTGGTGTTTATCAAAAAATTGTTAAACCAGGAAAAGCATTACAAATTTTGCTTTTATGTATTGTTTGTAATTTATTGGGTGGAATTCTTGCCGGGTACTTAGTTTCCCTAACATCCGTTTTCCATAATTTACCTGCTGACCATTTCTTATTTACTGCTGTTAGCGGTAAGCTTGAAAAAGCGCCACTACAAATTTTTGTAGAAGGTATTTTCGCCAATATTGTTGTAAATACGGCCGTGCTTTGTACACTTCGAATGAAAGATGATGCTGGTAAAGTCATTGCGATGATTTTCATTATTTTCATCTTTGCATTCTTAGGATTTGAGCACGTTATCGCCAACTTCTCCTCTTTCTCATTAGCATTTTTCGCTTCTGGTGGAACACTTGCTGCAATGACAGCGGGCAATGTGACCGTCAATTTAGTACTTGCTTTACTTGGGAATTTTGTAGGTGGAGGCCTTGTTATCGGACTCGGCTATGCTTGGCTTAACCGAACGAAATCAATTTATAAAGACTAA
- the metX gene encoding homoserine O-acetyltransferase MetX, with translation MTLQQKELFQKSPLLLENGETLSPVLVGYETYGTLSASRDNCILLEHALTGTAHAAKHFESDAPGWWDDYIGPGKTIDTDKYFLVCTNVFGGCSGTTGPSSINPKTGEPFRLQFPGFSIKDIIKVQRELLEQLGVTRIVSVIGGSMGGMQATEWAIDYADITDSIINIASPLAAGPDAIGYNLIMRMAILNDPDFNGGNYVGQPEGGLATARMVGMMTYRTSELFSKRFERFTVAESSPAAFSKEHFQIESYLQYQGDTFVERFDANSYLYLTKAIDLFDVTAPAKDDLPAFAKIKIPYLLIGITTDQLFRIHDLRRGYELLKEWDVPVTYHEVASEYGHDAFLVEKEVPKFEPLIRSFLSNLPVKSI, from the coding sequence GTGACCTTACAACAAAAAGAACTATTTCAAAAAAGTCCTCTTCTACTTGAAAATGGAGAAACATTAAGCCCTGTTTTAGTCGGCTATGAAACATACGGGACACTTTCCGCCTCACGCGATAATTGCATTTTATTAGAACACGCCCTTACTGGGACGGCACATGCGGCGAAACATTTTGAGAGTGACGCTCCTGGTTGGTGGGATGATTATATTGGTCCGGGGAAAACGATTGATACAGACAAATATTTTCTGGTTTGCACCAATGTATTTGGTGGTTGTAGTGGCACGACTGGACCTTCTTCGATTAATCCAAAAACTGGCGAGCCTTTCCGCTTACAGTTTCCAGGTTTTTCGATTAAAGATATTATTAAAGTGCAGCGTGAACTTTTGGAGCAACTTGGGGTTACGCGAATTGTTTCAGTGATTGGCGGATCGATGGGTGGTATGCAGGCGACGGAATGGGCGATTGATTATGCCGATATCACGGATAGCATTATCAATATCGCCTCCCCGCTTGCTGCTGGGCCTGATGCGATTGGTTACAACTTGATTATGCGCATGGCGATTTTGAACGACCCTGACTTTAATGGGGGCAACTATGTTGGTCAACCTGAGGGCGGACTTGCTACTGCGCGAATGGTTGGGATGATGACTTACCGGACGAGCGAACTTTTCTCGAAACGCTTTGAACGTTTCACTGTCGCCGAGTCTTCTCCTGCCGCTTTCTCAAAAGAGCATTTTCAAATTGAATCGTATTTGCAATATCAAGGGGATACTTTTGTCGAGCGATTTGACGCGAATAGCTACTTATATTTAACAAAGGCAATTGATTTATTCGATGTTACTGCTCCCGCGAAAGACGATTTGCCTGCCTTTGCGAAAATTAAAATTCCGTATTTGCTCATTGGCATCACGACAGATCAACTTTTCCGAATTCATGATTTGCGCCGCGGTTACGAGCTTTTAAAAGAATGGGATGTGCCGGTTACTTATCATGAAGTGGCCTCCGAATACGGTCATGACGCTTTTCTAGTTGAAAAAGAAGTGCCGAAATTCGAACCGCTCATTCGGTCATTTTTAAGTAATTTACCTGTTAAAAGTATATAA